One Solenopsis invicta isolate M01_SB chromosome 15, UNIL_Sinv_3.0, whole genome shotgun sequence genomic window, TCGGCCGCGTTTGCTCGCTCCGCGTACGGATTGTCGCATTCGCGCGTTTGCACTTACGCCGAAGGCGAAATTATGTCCGAGTCGGGCAATCTTAGGTGGAGATTCTCCAAACTGATGGAGACTGCCTCGAGGCTGTCCGTGAGGGTCGTTACCGGAAACCGGACCGTCCACATCGACCACGAGTCCCTCGTTACTTGTTTCATCCTGCAAGGAGAAATTAAAGTATCAAGGTATCAATATCAAGGATCATGTAACGTTATTACGTACGTATATTATAGATAGTGACATGAAGCAAGAGAACACTTTCAAAATGTATTGATAGAAGATACTTTTTCAGATTAATtttgctattaaaatattttatttgaaactaacaaataagttataattattaatgcacataaaatgtaaaaaatacaaaaataatatgtaaataagaataaactaaaattttattcaaaataatttaacgctataattttatatgatatagaAATTACGTACTTCTGATTTTGCCGGACTGGTCGGGGTGCtataattatctatattttCTAGCTGTTGTTGATGATTGTTCTGATGTTGTGACTGAACCGGATTGCTGGCCGGTTTAGGTTCATTAAGATTAACGTAAACGGAATCGTTGTTTTTGTCGTTAATAGTATCCGCATGACACGGTTTCTTCGCATCGCTCTGAAAAATACAAGTTGCAGTAAAAAGTACAATTGATacaaatggaaaatatttaaaatagttctaactttaattaaacataaaatgtgtaattaacaaattttaattcaatccgCATTATATGAGTTGAATATTTTCAAGACTTGTCGATTATGAGTTTGACAAGTAGAATTATTGAATAAAGTCATCAAAGATATCACTGAATTAAGCTGTAAATTGATAATAAGTATTAggaaaatgagaaataaaagatGGAAGGAAAAAAGTGGTAGTCGGAGAAAATGACGAAGAAAAGGTTAAAGAGAATCTTTGCGACACGACCGATAGCGGTGTATAAGGGCGCCGGGCTCACCTTGACCGGAAGCGCGGTTAACTTCCTCTTCCGGTCCCTCTCCTTGTGCTGTAGGTTTGACTCGAGGCGAGCCTCCTCCGCTCGCTGCTGCTTTCTCTCCTCGCTTCGTTGGCTGTCTGAAATATACGAACGTACGGGCTTGTACTATACGCGGAGGACGCGGTAGCGTTCGTTACTCcgtttcttattattattcctTATTAGGCTATTAGCATAAGCTAACGAGCATAATGTAATCGCGGCCACCTTGACCGCCCCCGTCTCGCCCCTCGACTCATTTTCGACGCGTTTGTGCATACACACGCGTTCTGCCATGCGAATACGATAGAACGGTCGATAGTGATGACGAAAAAAACTCAACTAGCCAACGACTTTTCAACGGAtcattattttttgatacaGATCTTAAttcatcataaattttaatttcaattttctgtCAGTATAAAGAGAAAGTACTTCTCAATATAGCGTATATACGTATTGTtcgattaatttcaaataaactttaatttgataaaatcacaattaccaaataaaaataatacaaagtaATAACTGATAAGATACTTACATTTCGCTTCGATTTCCTCATCGTCCAATAGCAGCGATACGACTTCTTTGGGTTTCAAAGTATCGGGTTTGAAATTTCCACCGCTTATGACCATACGTTGAATCTGCAATGAAAATAATCTCTCTCTTTGCATGTTGTTTATTTAAACCTTATCATCAAAACACAGTGATTTGACGAAAACGAACCTCGCTCTTTTCGCGGGCTCTCTGCAAAATTCGTTCTTCGATGGTTCCTTTACATATTAATCGGTAGACCGTGACTTGCTTGGTTTGCCCCAGTCTGTGGGCGCGATCCATAGCTTGTTGGTCTACAGTAGGGTTCCAATCACTATCATAAAATATCACCTGCAAATAGGCACTGTTAATTGCAGTTGCATCGTtcataaaaaaactataatacatAATGTCAATGCATGAATTGTCGCGATatgcaaaacaaaaattaatcactTTTTTCTAACATATAATACCcacgtaaattattttaaacgatgTAATGCGAAGTTACCATAACATACTCAACATATAGAAAATAAGTTAtagttgataaatttttttcttacataaatGTGTAATCGTACAATAATATGTGCATGCTTTGATTTCACAAGTTTAtgtttaagataaatttatagaCATTCTATCAAATATGTGTAATCGTCACAATACACGCAATTTGTCGCGATACTACtgtcgataacgtatattgaacCAAGCATATAATGTCGCGAAAGAAATAACAGATTTGTTAAATCGATGATAGAAGATTGGACATCTTATAGGCAATCTCGTGATATCTTTATGCACGAAAGAGAGTATGCAGTCTACAGTATAGACATTTTTCATAAGcttcttttaatatatagaaaatgtattttattatttacagcaTGCACAAAATTCAtagtaaatgtataatattaattgtatatcaattttaagaTCTATAATTCATAGATTTATGTTCATATATGATCCGAGagaatagaaacaaaaaatcaagGTGACGAGTaagcaaatatacatataaagcaAGGATAGAATTACTAACCGTATCTGCCGCGGTAAGATTGATTCCCAGGCCGCCAGCTCTAGTACTGAGCAGAAAGACGAATATGTCCGCCCTGAAACACGAAACAATCCCACAGATTTAACCAAGCCGAGGAATAAAAACATTGACCCATttgtatgtaaattaatttgagatCTCGATGTCTTTAAAGGATTTCTAGGATAAAATCCTCCTCGACATAAGCACGATAATGGTTTAAGCCGTATTCTTTCATTCTTTTTGTCTTCCATCTTGCTTTATCTGTTTTTAAGcatatagaattaaaatatgatgtacataaaattatagcgttgctttcaaaaaattatacaaaaaaaaaagtaatatctaacatttttttctacgatataaattttctatgatataaaaatatgattattaaaaattcaagtgacaCTTTGGaacagaaattataataatcagtaTGCACTGCCTACTAATAACCCACTAGTTAGAGCTTCTGCTCAGTGGTTGTCGAGCATTCGAAAACTTGCAGCTGTCTACACAATAGGGACGATGTGGCAATTAATTCGTGTTAGTTATGCCCGGCTGAATTATACAAGACATGCGATCTCAGGATCGCGCTTTAAGTATGCAACTATATACTGTCATAGAAAGATATTCTAATTAGCGTGGCACAACTGTTATTAGCaacgtattttttattatcaataaacaaCTGAGATCTCAAATATTGAAATctcaaacaattaaaattataatattcgtCTGTATTactgaaaaaatcaaatttcttatcaaattcataattatattaaacgaaaaaataaatattttatacataagaatatattatacatataatacatataataaataaatgaacaagattattgcaataaattataaataaaacaaagcaATTACCTCTTTTGAAAATCTGCCACCATGTCTCGACGGTCTGAGATTTTTGATGAACCATCTAACCTCATAAAAGTGTGCTTTCTATGATACATATATTCCTACAAGAAATAAACTTCCCATAATAAAGCGATTATCTGTTTCCAAATGCAGCAGATAAGTGAAACGCACCTCTAGCAAGTCGATCATTTTTGTCATCTGAGAATAGATCAGCACTCTGTGTCCTTGTTCTTTCAGACGCCGTAAAAGATTGTCTAGTACAGAAAGCTTGCCAGCGTCTGTCACTAACGTTTGTTTATCTAAAATGATTTAAGATCTATATTAATTAATCGCAAATAATCATACTATTGTTATCAATacatgtttgattaatataatcttGAATATAGGGTAGCTTTTGTGTGAAAACAGTCGATTCATACTTAGTGAATCCCAAGTTTGATCCCGATTGTCACcttacatatattttcttttttcctaaaGCTATGTCAAGCCTAGATCTAGAACTACATTAAACCTAAGgaaaacaaaacttttaaaaagtttcataagATGTGATAAACACTGGGCTCATATTTTAGGGAGGATCATAGAGGAACTCTCGATCTGACGTTTACAGATTGATATAATCCTACCCACTTTCACTTAGTAGTAGTAATCTTGAATGTACCTGGTATAATAATATGTGACCATCCATTAATAGGAGCACATGCGGATAATCCACCCTGAGGCTGATAGCAAAACGTTGACATGGTTTGGCCAGCACGAATGCCTGATTTTTCTTCAGAAAGTGCTCGTTCGCAACCGAGCCAAAGTAATCTTTGACCAAATGGACCACCACATTCCTCGTGCCTCTTCCAAGCACATGCCGCAGAACTATTACTAACGTATAATTTTCGCGGACTAGCTTGAACCTGCAATTAAAGAGTATAGATTGAATACACCGTTCCTTATTTCTGTATCTGTTACCTGAGTAAAAATTGTATTGACCTTAGGATTATTATCGCAAACAAAGGCAGGGATCGATGTTTGTTGACAATATCGCATTATAGATTGCCGCGGATGATGAGGATGTTCAGGAAGAAGAGCTAACTTCGAATCTTCCATTTGATCCATTTTGCCAGAAGGTAATATTCTTTGTAACTAAATATTAAGACACATTACATCATATTCTGCAAAATTTTGGAATTGgtacgtatatattatataatataaaatgtaattacttttaattgCTGATTAGCTTTTTTACTACGTAATATTCTGTGGGTAACAGTTTCCGGCATCGAATGTATCGTGTGATTGGTATGCGTGTAGAAAGCCTCGCCATCGATTATCTTGctagtaaaaaataaatcttgtaaCGTTGACGACAAAGCATCAAATTTTCTggttaaataaaacatttggtTTGTAGGCGTTCTCGATCTGTTATCAACGTGCCAATTTTCCCAATATTGTATCATTCTTAATCTTCTCTCCATGAACGTTATGAGACATAATCTACACATATAAAAGATtagaattatttacaaaaaattaaaataaaaaataaatttaatcaattattttttaacgtatttCTTTACATACTTGAATAAAGTACCAGCGATgaacattttgtttatttccaTCGGAGATAGATTAATAAATCTActaaatgaaaatgtattttcataCAAATCGTTGCAGTGAAGAGAACGATGAATATATTCTGCAGCAAATATAAACAACCTATTATACAACAGATGATCTTTGGATGGCAATGCTAGATGCAAAAGTCCTTCATTATATAGTAAAGCAggcatattataaaattctgtaTTCATAAAAAATGGTGATTTAGCGTCTCTACGTTCGAAGAGTTCTGGATGATTGCAGAcctgtaattaataaatatatatatttaaaaactggATGTAAATTGTCTttaaaaaacatcaaaattataaactataataattataataaatttattactataaGATTATGAATTATGTtaagaattttaatagaaatagaatGCATATAACAATACCTTTCGGAACTGCATGACTAGATTCATTAGATTGGAAGTAAAGTTTTTATCGTTAGTCGCAGTGTCTCCTCCACCCACTGTATAATGCAGCAAATCCTCTAttcgaatttttttctttaatgctaCAAACAAAACAGATGCATCAAGTGTTCTAAACATCTGGTATCcgtgaaaataaaatcaagataCCTGAGTAAAGCAATTTTTGACGAGTCGTAAGTGGACAATATACCATTACTTCAATCTTATCGGATAATTCATTTtctacatctttttttattcttcgcaACATAAAAGGTTTTAAGATCATATGGAGTCTCGATAAATGttctgtaatataaaatttacattttgcaattaataatcTAATCTTTGTAACCATTTGATATCGTAATTAGTTACTCACTTTCGTCTATTCCCGTTTTATTCTCTGCGTGACTTTCAATATCTTTGGAAAACCACTCATTAAATTCATCATGCGAATCAAACAATGTAGGCATAATGAAATGTAATAACGCCCATAATTCTGCCATACTATTTTGTATAGGAGTACCACTGAGTAATAATCTATTACGGCAACTAAACCCCAGTAACAATTTCCATCTCATActgttaaaacaattaataaatttataaattagagAAGGTTATTATGCAATAGTTATGCAataataaaaccaaatata contains:
- the LOC105197572 gene encoding chromatin-remodeling ATPase INO80, producing the protein MSDRANKMKLEAEMAAPLHLQRLERSLNVQPFLKQINDLFQEQTSEDDKSVSSESSDGSDAYLDNVPTRKEEARINKLRLFNMSTVGEERRWLQDILLSDSSDSSASGSDTDSQITEEDFQEMLKFHILRKKYQGRFYQKPENIQYQYYSAGLLSNYDRFLEHQKLIVGNKKKKEKKPDKKIMKIKKEKVNRHCTSEEYHKGEFPGEWDKSIPREEELDESELEAIMRHQPRGRGRKKHNTKSVEVMTMRRRKIWVMMSKKELGKVQRAKTNNHKEMLISCKKVAQHCIKYWRQKAMQSQKNMKETIWRSKRLTREMQSYWKRYDRVERETRRRLEKEAEEQRKMDVELIEAKRQQRKLNFLITQTELYAHFMSRKIDKSSAEEQLRILNQLDEEKNPRLIGIDDYDSDIMKHKAKKNATEAFNNEKARTKQFDTAAASQELRLSDTPENLEHPQPSIFKGNLKGYQLKGMNWLANLYDQGISGILADEMGLGKTVQSIAFLCHVAERYSVWGPFLIISPASTLHNWQQEMARFVPVFKVVPYWGNPQERKILRQFWDTKDLHTKEASFHVVITSYQLVITDYKYFNRIKWQYMILDEAQAIKSTSSMRWKLLLGFSCRNRLLLSGTPIQNSMAELWALLHFIMPTLFDSHDEFNEWFSKDIESHAENKTGIDEKHLSRLHMILKPFMLRRIKKDVENELSDKIEVMVYCPLTTRQKLLYSALKKKIRIEDLLHYTVGGGDTATNDKNFTSNLMNLVMQFRKVCNHPELFERRDAKSPFFMNTEFYNMPALLYNEGLLHLALPSKDHLLYNRLFIFAAEYIHRSLHCNDLYENTFSFSRFINLSPMEINKMFIAGTLFKLCLITFMERRLRMIQYWENWHVDNRSRTPTNQMFYLTRKFDALSSTLQDLFFTSKIIDGEAFYTHTNHTIHSMPETVTHRILRSKKANQQLKLQRILPSGKMDQMEDSKLALLPEHPHHPRQSIMRYCQQTSIPAFVCDNNPKVQASPRKLYVSNSSAACAWKRHEECGGPFGQRLLWLGCERALSEEKSGIRAGQTMSTFCYQPQGGLSACAPINGWSHIIIPDKQTLVTDAGKLSVLDNLLRRLKEQGHRVLIYSQMTKMIDLLEEYMYHRKHTFMRLDGSSKISDRRDMVADFQKRADIFVFLLSTRAGGLGINLTAADTVIFYDSDWNPTVDQQAMDRAHRLGQTKQVTVYRLICKGTIEERILQRAREKSEIQRMVISGGNFKPDTLKPKEVVSLLLDDEEIEAKYSQRSEERKQQRAEEARLESNLQHKERDRKRKLTALPVKSDAKKPCHADTINDKNNDSVYVNLNEPKPASNPVQSQHQNNHQQQLENIDNYSTPTSPAKSEDETSNEGLVVDVDGPVSGNDPHGQPRGSLHQFGESPPKIARLGHNFAFGVSANARMRQSVRGASKRGRPRGSRRGGPIGGKGRGLLLMHPSSKVSNVVNESPSTAMPPIEGSGCSNEVLRHWTPAPSDPPDGDGPSTVGPLGPVGTLIPLSGRSGIAGIRRGPGRPRLRPTGPGHQGYRTPGGHHHGKKIQRPLPVPIRSHQPVAGVGQQKASSSSSSQKRSGISITNASSSSSSSSSVAIAAANSTPLLSSSSSSSSSSSMSLTESRPFGFYTQQQPRAGSS